The DNA sequence CACatgaaacacacaaaaaaaaacggtTCATTGTAAGATCCTTGGCAGCAGATCAAGTCTTAACATGATGCTCGTGATGTGAGGAGTAGACTAACTGCATGTTGAAGAATAGAATAAATGCTTATACATGAGGCCACACTTTAAGGCACATTTGGTGGGTTGGATTCAAGCACACACTGCATTAGGCTTTCTCATTCCTCAATACCATTTATAAGGAATCTCACTGTGTGTGTTATCAATGAATAGGTAGCTATGCCTAAAAAGGCATTATATAGCCAGCACATTGAGCCTTAATGAAAAATAATAATTGACCAAGTATTTGTTCCTATTTCTGTAGCCAAAGATACAATTTACCTGCATTCTTGGCATCTTTCTCGTCATCAGACGTGCCAGGCTGTAGAACTTGCTCGTGGTTGTTGCAGTTACCCTGATCCAGTCTTGCTCCTATGAGCGCGCAACAGTAGCGCAGCTCACACGTTCCACAACAGATCGCCGCTTCTCTTTGATCGTGGCCCTCCGGACAATGGAAACCCCCTCGCCAGTTAGATTGCGCGTCCTTCCAACTATGGCAATATTCACCATTCGTCCTCTGTTGTGTCATGCCCACTTGGAAAATCAGACTGATAAAAGCCCCAACAGCAAAACGCACGGTCCTCATCCCGTTCCAACTGAAGAGACGAATCCCGTATCGGTATTTTTTGTTATTACAAAAGAATAACCTGGAAATAAATCCTAAAATATTATAAATGACATATAACATACGTGGCTCAATCACCACCCTTTCTGCAATAGGCTAGGATCAATGTCACATAGGCTAGGCCTATATCCCATGACAACTAGGCTATTTAAACGGATCAAAAGTTATGACCGCAGCGCTTGTTCCTATTTCGAAAGCGCAACTAGACATATCTAGAATAGGCTAATAAAATCATACAGGGAGCTATAGGTACGCTATGTAAAATGAACGCACAGGCTTACCATTGGATTCACGCCATGTGATGCATCATAACATGAGTTGGTTCTGCTCTGTGGATCTGTTCTCTCCATAATTTGTGTCATGAGACACACTAATTTTAGACTATTCCGTACAGACTGTATGGGCACATTAATATATATGTAGATATGTAGCCTATTTTGCTGATTAAATAGCCCAGCATAGTTAGGCCAATTTAATTTTAAAATCTTAACTGGGCAGTTTATTCAGCTAATAGATCTTCCAAGTTTATTTTTCCAATGTTCTGCTTCAATAGGCCGATCACAGCCAACATGGGCTAAGTGATTGGATATTATTCGACTGTGTTGCTACATCAAAGCAATAGCTTGATTTTCACTGAGTGTCTAAGTAAACTTTGTCATTGAGAAAAGGAGACGAGGAAATCAGGTCAATGATATTGGAATGCAGCCGCCGCCGCATTCGAGCTAAACGAGCGGAAAGAGGAAGGAAACTGTTGCGCTGTTACGCCATTTTGACTCCCAGAGATCGTATTTTCAAATGTAATCTCGGGCCTCCGAGCCACAATGGTGATTGTTTCCCAAAGTAGTCTTGGGCCTGTCAGCTGATCAGTCTCCTAATCTGACAGAAATTTCTGAAGGGCCCTGGACTATTGAATACTAAGAGAAGGTAATCAACCGGAATCATATGAATCCGATATAACGTTATTGTCAATTCATTGCAACTGGCTAGTACATTATGATAAACCACGCagattagctaacgttagctgttgTTACATTTCCGTTCTGTCAGTGTTACCTGCCTGACTACGATTAGTTTAGCTCTATCTAGCTAGTATGATTTGCTTGTTTGTGTAATAAACGACAAACTAAGACTGTATTTCAGAACTTTTGTAGTTGTATTATGGTCTGTAGAGACTAGTTAGCTAGCTTCATAGCTTGTTGTTTTTCTCCTGCTTTTACCAAGCAGATGGTATCGAAGGTATTATCACTGAGCAAGCTTACACGTCACTGTACCAATGAATGAAATGTGATGATTATGTGTGGTTATGGTGAATTATTTTCATTCCATTAAGTAATTTAAGTTATTGAAACAGTTTATCaatatataactagtgtcatgTCTTTCACGTGTCGTCATAGTGGAGTGTCGCATGATTGAtctctgtttttcctctcctTACTCTTTGCAGACACACACTCAAGGATGGACACTTCCAAGCTTCCTAAGATCCGTGATGAAGAGCGGGAAAGCGAGTTTGGATATGTGCATGGAGTTTCTGGTCCAGGTCAGTGTCTGCAGTTCAAATCAAGGATCCCAGGCTCTGGCCTGGGAGTGATAACTCTCATGCCCGTGCCTATGGCTTTAGTTCAGTGAGCTAACAATGCTTTCAGCACATGCTATAGCACCTGCTCAATTCAGCCTGCTCATTTCCAGTAtggcaaaaatatatattttgacttGTTCATGTAGCCAGACTGCCTGCTACTTTTCAATAACATGTTTTCTGTCATCTGTTCTTTGTCTAACCTGCTTAATCAACAGTGGTGACGGCCACCGCCATGGCAGGAGCGGCCATGTACGAGCTGGTGCGTGTGGGTCACAGTGAGCTGGTGGGAGAGATCATCAGGCTGGAGGGAGACATGGCAACCATTCAGGTCTACGAGGAGACCTGTATCCTTTCCAGTCATACCTTCTCAACTAGACATACAGTTACTCCCACCTTCAGTAACTGTTGACGGTTCACTTACTTTTGTGTACTTCCATTCTGATGTATTCTAGCCTATCCTCTTGTCTGGCATATTACTAGGCTATATGGTTATTTTTCCTGAACGTACGTCACAGCTGGTGTGTCTGTCGGAGACCCCGTCCTTCGGACAGGAAAGCCCCTGTCTGTGGAGTTGGGTCCGGGAATCATGGGGTCCATTTTTGATGGCATCCAGCGGCCCCTCAAAGACATCAATGACCTCACTCAAAGCATTTACATCCCTAGAGGAGTCAACATTGGAGCCCTCAACCGTGACCTCAAGTGGGAGTTTACACCTGGCCAGAGTCTTAGAGTAAGACAACAATGTATTTCCTTGTGAGTGTGTAAGCAAGGTGTGTTTGAATGTGTCTCCACTGAAATATGATCCATCTCCTGAATCTACATATTAtgttctctccccctgtccaTCTCTGCCTCAGACTGGCAGTCACATAACAGGTGGGGATATCTACGGCACAGTCTTTGAGAACTCGCTGATCAAACACAAGTTGATGCTGCCTCCCCGGAGCAGAGGCACTGTCACCTACGTGGCCCCACCTGGAAACTATGATGTCAATGTGAGTAGAgccgggacgataccagtatcgtgatactcgttagtatcgtgtcaaggaaacaaaacacaaagcgtGATTAATTTATTTATGAAAACAGCCCTAacgttggaaacaaacatcattatgttgtcatccggAGTCACTTTTATGTATTTTCCAAACTATAgtacacaatattttacatataGCAGGTTTTTTAAGGACCAAAGAATATGGTCTGCTTCGTGTAAATGTTTGGCATGGGAAAAAATATTGCCATACTGGTATCGTCACAGCCCTAAATGCGAGTCACCCTCCACCTACTAACATCTTTACAGCTGAATGGCACAATGCCATTGTCTTGTCTCTGTTGTTTGGTAAATTTAGTGTGTTTCGGCAGGATGTGGTGCTGGAACTGGAGTTTGAGGGTTTGAAAGAGAAGTTTACCATGATCCAGGTCTGGCCAGTGCGACAGATTCGCCCGGTCACAGAGAAGCTACCTGCCAATCACCCCCTGCTCACTGGCCAGAGAGTGTTGGATGCCCTCTTCCCGTGAGTATACATATCTCtactttcttttccttttttctaCTGACCCATTCTCACTTCATATCCTTTCATCCTGACCTTTACTTAAGCCTCTGACAAGTCACCTACTTCTggctctgtgtttgtctgtgctcACAGGTGTGTCCAGGGTGGTACTACTGCTATCCCAGGAGCCTTCGGTTGTGGCAAGACAGTGATCTCACAGTCCCTGTCCAAGTATTCCAACAGTGATGTCATCATCTATGTGGGCTGTGGAGAGCGTGGAAATGAGATGTCTGAAGTGTTGAGAGATTTCCCTGAGGTTAGTGATAGTCCGTGTGTCAAGTTCTAATCATTGACATGTTAATGAGATCAGTGAATTACACTACTTTGGTGTCTGGCATAGCCGATCACCAGTTTGTGATGTGTTTTCAGTCTGACTAATGGTATTCCTCCCTGCTCCATAGCTTACAATGGAAGTGGATGGAAAGGTTGAAAGTATCATGAAGAGAACAGCTCTAGTGGCCAATACCTCCAACATGCCTGTCGCTGCTAGAGAGGCCTCTATTTACACAGGTACCAGGCAATCACATTACAGATGGCAACCTATAAAGCTGGTGTCGGCTGTTTTGAATCATCATCGTTGTTGGTAGTTGTATATTTTTTGGTCTGCAATGTGGGGGGATTAGCCACCAGTCACCACTCATTCTCATAACCTTGTGGTGACTGGAATTCTGTGCCTCTGATTCTGACTGCATCTACTTTGTGCCACTGCAGGAATCACTCTGTCTGAGTACTTCAGAGACATGGGCTACAACGTCAGCATGATGGCCGACTCCACCTCCCGGTGGGCCGAGGCTCTCAGGGAGATCTCAGGACGATTGGCTGAGATGCCTGCTGGTGAGTACAATGAGCCAATAACAATAGTATAAAAATAACATGCTCTATCACAGCAACATGTCTGCCATTTTGAGCCAGTCAGAGCTCTGTGTGCTGTTTGTGCACAGACAGCGGGTACCCTGCCTACCTGGGAGCCAGACTGGCCTCCTTCTATGAGCGTGCTGGCAGGGTTAAGTGCCTGGgtaacccagagagagagggcagcgtCAGCATTGTTGGAGCGTGAGTACTATATCATTCTACCAGCAGGGGGAACCTCTATCACCCCCCATACCTCCTGACACTAAGGGTCAGACAGGTTCTGTACCAGTCCTGCAACACAAGCTACCTGAACCATGTATTCTTCACCTTGGAATGTATGATACAGTGATGGCAGACTGGTGTCTGAATAACTTGGCCTGGTGTTATTTCCCCTAGTGTGTCTCCCCCTGGTGGAGACTTCTCTGATCCTGTTACTTCAGCTACACTGGGTATTGTACAGGTAATGCCTCAATTGTATATATATTACAATTTTATTGACAATTTTAAGTTTTGACAATTCAAACCTTTACTCTTACTACTCCTCATTCCTGTTtttatcttctctctgtctctttctccatctctcaggTGTTCTGGGGTCTAGATAAGAAGCTGGCTCAGAGAAAGCATTTCCCCTCGGTCAACTGGCTGATAAGCTACAGCAAGTACACGCGGGCGCTGGACGAGTACTACGACAAGCACTTCCCTGAGTTTGTGCCGCTTCGCACCAAGGCCAAGGAGATCctgcaggaggaggaggatttGGCTGAGATTGTACAGCTTGTAGGCAAGGTGAGGCTGAGCTCATGTGAGGAAGGGTTATGGGTTGATATACTGCCTAGGTTGATGGTTGGCATGTGTATGCATGCACTAGGCACTTATTGATGTCCCCCATGTCAACTTAACAACAGGCATCTCTCGCTGAGACCGACAAGATCACATTGGAGGTTGCTAAACTACTCAAGGATGACTTCCTGCAGCAGAATGGCTATACTCCGTATGACAGGTAAATACACACTCTGGCACACGTTCATCTGTGTCATAAACATGCTAAAATGACTTAATCATTGGTTATTAAGCCCATATTGGTTAATTAATTTAATTTTTTGCCCTTTTCCCGAAGGTTCTGCCCTTTCTACAAAACGGTGGGCATCCTTTCCAACACAATTGCGTTCTATGACTTGGCGCGACATGCAGTGGAGACCACGGCTCAGAGTGACAACAAGATCACCTGGTCCATGATCCGGGAGCACATGGGAGAGATCCTCTACAGACTCAGCTCTATGAAGTTCAAGGTACATGCTTGTTCAGCCCCTTTATCCATGTTTATCTGCATTCAAAATCAACTTCCTCAATCAACTCTGGCCTTTGTACATCCACTGTGGGACTTTGTCTTGGGGTGTCATTGTGTCTCCTAGCCTCAGTGTCTCTGTGTACCTGTTGTTTCAGGATCCAGTGAAGGAGGGCGAGGCCAAAATCAAAGCAGACTACTCTCAGCTGCTGGAGGACATGCAGAATGCCTTCCGTACCCTGGAGGACTGAGctctcacctccctcccctcctacccCCAGTGCTCTCTGGCCCCTGTTTGTGAATGTCTACTTAGGCCAGTGACAGTCAAACCTCAGTCATTCCTCCACATTCCAACACGATGGTCGACCCCTTTATTTCAACCATGCTCTTTTAATTTCACCATACTGTCATGTACAAGGCAGTaatggaatattttttttttctcagtttTCTCAGAATTCATGTTTACCAAATCTATTACCATTAGCAATACCATCATCCGTGACCCCATCGTATGgatgttctcctctcccttcagcCCCCTtgtcatccatgaagagcacacgaCTACAGCCCTGGTTACAGACAATAATCAGTGGACCCCGATCAGGTACTACACTTGTACTTAACTACTAGCTGAAACACGTGGAGTGTTACTTCATCTCCCAGGTGTGACTGACCACCACCAATAGATGGTTGACAAAAATGGGAACGTACACAGGGGTAAAGGGACAGAGGCACCTTGTTTATTTCAGGAGGTTGAGGCCCTCTTCCTCTCAATGCCTCTTAGATGGTATTTTGTGTTCTTACTTCTCTCTGTGGATATTTTGatgttgtttttctgtgtgtgtgtgtgtgtgtgtgtgtgtgtgtgtgtgtgtgtgttagaatcaGTTGCCTCCACCTTGAAGGCATATTTATGTCACATGTATTGTGTAAGTctaaagaaaataaatgaatgGGAAATAATAATTTGCCTTGTGTTTTATGCTGGATAGAATAGTCAGAcgcgttgactttttccacattttgttacgttatagcctttttcttaaatttatatattttttctttaatCAATCTactcacagtaccccataatgacaaagcaaaaacaggtttttagtccTTTTTGCAAGTGtatacatttttccaaaaactatcacattaacataagtattcagaccctttaatcagtgttttgttgaagaacctttggcagcgattacatcctacaagcttgccacacctgtatttggggagtttctcccattcctctctgcagatcctctcaagctctgtcaggttggatggggagtgtcgctgcacagctattttcaggtctctccaatgttcgatcgggtttaagtccgggctcagGCTGCGCCTCTCAAGAACatacagagacttgtcccgaagccactcctgcattatcttgttggaaggtgaacctttgccccagtctgaggtcctgagcgctctggagcaggttttcatcaaggatctctgtactttgctccgtccatctttccctcgatccggactagtctcccagttcctgccgctgaaaaacatgccATGTTTCCTGCCATGTTTCCTTCAGATGtgatgccaaagagttcaatcttggtttcatcagaccagagaatcttgtttctcatggtatgagagtcctttaggttccctttggcaaactccaagcgtgctgtTGCGCattttaatgaggagtggcttccgtctggccactctgccataaaggcctgattggtggagtgctacagagactGTAGTCCTtatggaatgttctcccatctccacagaggaaccctggagctctatcagagtgacaatcaagttcttggtcacctccctgaccaaggaggcccttctcccccaattgctcagtttggccgggcagccagctatagtaagagtcttggtggtttagaacttcttccatttaagaatgatggaggccactgtgttcttggggaccttcaatgctgcagaaaaaataaattggtacccttccccagatctgtgcctcaacacaatcctgtctcagagctttacggacaattcctttaacctcatagctttgtttttgctctgacatgcactgtcaactgtaggaccttatatagacaggtgtgtgccttttcaaaatcatgtccaatcaattgaatttaccacaggtggagtccaatcaagttgtagaaacattctcaaggatgatcaatggaaacaggatgcacctgaactcaatttcaagtctcatatcaaagggtctgaatacttatgtaaataaggtatttctgtttttatttttatgtaaccttttaactaggcaattacgttaagaacaaattcttatttacaatgacagcctaccccggccaaacccggatgtcgctgggccaattgtgcgccgccctatgggactcccaatcacggccggatgtgatacagcctggattcaaaccagggactgtagactagagcgccactcgggagcccttttTAATACAATTGCAagcatttctaaacctgtttttgatttttcattatggggtattgtgtgtcgatgaggggaaaaaatgttttaatccattttagaataagtctgtaacgtaacaaagtggaaaaagtcgaggggtctgaatactttctgaatgccctgtacaTTTATTTATAATGTACTTCTAATGCACAATTACAGCAAGTAACCTTGACGCCACAAAGGACATCATTTCCCAAACAATTGTTAGTCTTTCTCATATACTTTATTAATGCGTTTCCTCTTTCACAAAAACTTTTTTACTTGGATGAATCCAAAATGGAAAAAGGTAAGGGCATCTAACTTTGCACCTGAACGTGGCACAGCAAAATGAAGCTCCTCATACGGCAACTATTTGAACCACGAGacagtaaccagtaacagtaaccagttttccatccaacctttttatgcgagtaaagtaccTGTTTCATAAATGACATGACAGGACTGATGGAAATTACAAATTTGCCAGTAAACTTTCCAAATTTAGACAAAACAAAATATGCTAGACAAAGTAGGATATTTGGTGTCATGGGATAACAAGTCTGCGTGGTTCTCCCACTACGATTCCGGAAAGCATgcagttcattaggctacagattaaattaattatgatgaacttcacagggcgGTGAGCTTGATGCaactttccaataaatatcaaggGTTTTATTAAAGTTTCAAatttttgtcacatgcacaagtacaatAAAATGCCtttcaataacaatgtaatactaaaaaTAACTTAAGGtatgtttatttaacctttatttaccccaggcaagtccgttaagaacaaatcattatttacaatgacggcataggaacagtgggttaactgccttgttcaggggcagaacgacagatttttaccttgttggctcggggatttgatctagcaactgttcagttactggcccaacactctaatcactaggctacctgccaccgtagaacaaaaacacacaagaaatcAAAATAAGAACATGAGGAAGAtagtaagcatactatatacagggtcagttgcagtaccatatttacaatgtgcagggatactggagtgattgaggaaggtacactatatacagtgtatgtggacacctcttcaaatttgt is a window from the Oncorhynchus keta strain PuntledgeMale-10-30-2019 chromosome 6, Oket_V2, whole genome shotgun sequence genome containing:
- the LOC118385032 gene encoding V-type proton ATPase catalytic subunit A-like, which translates into the protein MDTSKLPKIRDEERESEFGYVHGVSGPVVTATAMAGAAMYELVRVGHSELVGEIIRLEGDMATIQVYEETSGVSVGDPVLRTGKPLSVELGPGIMGSIFDGIQRPLKDINDLTQSIYIPRGVNIGALNRDLKWEFTPGQSLRTGSHITGGDIYGTVFENSLIKHKLMLPPRSRGTVTYVAPPGNYDVNDVVLELEFEGLKEKFTMIQVWPVRQIRPVTEKLPANHPLLTGQRVLDALFPCVQGGTTAIPGAFGCGKTVISQSLSKYSNSDVIIYVGCGERGNEMSEVLRDFPELTMEVDGKVESIMKRTALVANTSNMPVAAREASIYTGITLSEYFRDMGYNVSMMADSTSRWAEALREISGRLAEMPADSGYPAYLGARLASFYERAGRVKCLGNPEREGSVSIVGAVSPPGGDFSDPVTSATLGIVQVFWGLDKKLAQRKHFPSVNWLISYSKYTRALDEYYDKHFPEFVPLRTKAKEILQEEEDLAEIVQLVGKASLAETDKITLEVAKLLKDDFLQQNGYTPYDRFCPFYKTVGILSNTIAFYDLARHAVETTAQSDNKITWSMIREHMGEILYRLSSMKFKDPVKEGEAKIKADYSQLLEDMQNAFRTLED